The following are encoded in a window of Dehalococcoidia bacterium genomic DNA:
- a CDS encoding molybdopterin-dependent oxidoreductase, whose translation MASGGERPFRVTRRDFLRALAGGAASLAAGVQLPHELLRFSFLQPVQPGLNPLKEYPNRGWEKVYRDLYTPDYTYHYLCAPNDTHGCLLKANVKNGVVVYADPSFGYGKATDPYGNQASARWDPRVCISGLAYVRRFYSDRRVKGAFVRLGFKRWAEAGFPRDPATGRPPEQFFSGRGKEEFVQVSYEEAYRLVARALVDIARTYSGREGEERLRRQGYDEAMVEAAHGVGTQTIKARGGMPLLGPIRVGGLYRFVNMLALLDAHVRGVGPEGAVGGRHWDSYSWHTDLPPGHPMVSGQQTLDFDLYTAENARLITLWGMNWIATKMPDGHWLTEAKLHGARVVTIAPEYQSSSSKADEVIVIRPGSDAHFALGLAHVIVRDRLYDEAFVKSFTDLPLLVRMDNLRRLQARDVIPGYRPAELRNATRVIKDGERPPAPAQQDVQLVPESLRAEWDDYMVWDRRSGGPRPVSRDLVGRHFQEAGIEPALEGEFEVSLVDGRRVKVRPAFDLVKQYLMDSCSPEQISKVSWAPVEAIENLAREIAANKTRTLFVEGMGPNHFFNNDCKDRAIILVAALTNNIGHFGGTVGSYAGNYRLAFFSGFGQYGIEDPFDIELDPSRPARTRKTYKAESAHYYNYGDRPLRVGNKVFTGRTHMPTPTKAVLWANSNSILGNAKWAYNVIVNTLPNIELICVNDWSWSATCEYADVVFGVDSWAERKFPDIYGSVTNPFLQVWPRTPLPRIFDTRDDVEVWAGIAAALAEETGDRRFRDYWHFVYQNRVEVYIQRIFDASNTARGYRFDQLEASCAQGIPAYMLNRTSPRIVGWEQTQESKPWYTKSGRLEFYRDEEEFIEYGENLPVAREPVDGTPYEPNVIMARPHPAIRPAPPEAYGLTADDLRVEVRQVRNIVRTPEEIAASLHPRRRDGFTHVLITPKYRHACHTTGASTDLDVVFWGPFGDFYRHDPRKPWVGEGYIDLNPEDARELGIEDGDYVRCIADPEDRPFTGFDAGHQDGKVASWLVRARYYPSIARGVGRAWFHFHIATHGSVEGHETRPDRLAKNPRTGYQAGYRYGSHQSVTRAWLRPTLQTDSLVRKDTAGQMLGKGFEPDVYCVVGAPKESFVRIERAEPGGEDGERRWSPADKGFRPGYESEAVLKYLKGAFIRVEG comes from the coding sequence TACCCCAACCGCGGTTGGGAGAAGGTCTACCGCGACCTGTACACCCCCGACTACACCTATCACTACCTGTGCGCGCCCAACGACACCCACGGGTGCCTGCTCAAGGCCAACGTGAAGAACGGGGTTGTGGTCTACGCCGACCCCAGCTTCGGCTACGGCAAGGCCACCGACCCTTACGGCAACCAGGCCTCCGCTCGCTGGGACCCCCGCGTCTGCATAAGCGGCCTGGCCTATGTGCGCCGCTTCTACTCCGACCGTCGGGTGAAGGGCGCCTTCGTCCGTCTAGGCTTCAAACGCTGGGCCGAGGCGGGCTTCCCCCGCGACCCGGCCACGGGCCGGCCGCCCGAGCAGTTCTTCTCCGGCCGGGGCAAGGAGGAGTTCGTCCAGGTCAGCTACGAGGAGGCCTACCGGCTGGTGGCCAGGGCCTTGGTGGACATCGCCCGCACCTACAGCGGCCGCGAGGGCGAGGAGCGGCTGCGCCGACAGGGCTACGACGAGGCCATGGTCGAGGCCGCCCACGGCGTCGGCACCCAGACCATCAAGGCCCGCGGTGGCATGCCGCTGCTGGGCCCCATCCGCGTCGGCGGGCTGTACCGGTTCGTGAACATGCTCGCCCTCCTGGATGCTCATGTGCGGGGCGTCGGCCCTGAAGGGGCGGTGGGCGGCCGCCACTGGGACTCCTACTCCTGGCACACCGACCTTCCCCCGGGCCACCCCATGGTCAGCGGGCAGCAGACCCTCGACTTCGACCTCTACACGGCCGAGAACGCGCGCCTCATCACCCTCTGGGGCATGAACTGGATCGCCACCAAGATGCCCGACGGCCACTGGCTCACCGAGGCCAAGCTGCACGGGGCCAGGGTGGTGACCATCGCCCCCGAGTACCAGAGCAGCAGCTCCAAGGCCGACGAGGTCATCGTCATCCGCCCCGGGAGCGACGCCCACTTCGCCCTGGGCCTGGCGCACGTCATCGTCCGCGACCGCCTCTACGATGAGGCGTTCGTCAAGTCCTTCACCGACCTGCCCCTCCTGGTGCGCATGGACAACCTCAGGCGCCTCCAGGCGCGCGACGTCATCCCCGGCTACCGCCCGGCCGAGCTGCGCAACGCCACCCGCGTCATCAAGGACGGCGAGAGGCCGCCCGCGCCGGCGCAGCAGGACGTCCAGCTCGTGCCCGAATCGCTGCGGGCGGAGTGGGACGACTACATGGTCTGGGACCGGCGCAGCGGCGGCCCCCGCCCCGTGAGCCGCGACCTGGTGGGCCGACACTTCCAGGAGGCCGGCATAGAGCCGGCCCTGGAGGGGGAGTTCGAGGTCTCCCTTGTGGACGGGCGGCGGGTCAAGGTGCGTCCGGCCTTCGACCTGGTGAAGCAGTACCTGATGGACTCCTGCAGCCCCGAGCAGATATCGAAGGTCAGCTGGGCGCCGGTGGAGGCCATCGAGAACCTGGCCCGGGAGATAGCGGCCAACAAGACCCGCACCCTGTTCGTGGAGGGCATGGGCCCCAACCACTTCTTCAACAACGACTGCAAGGACCGGGCCATCATCCTGGTGGCGGCCCTCACCAACAACATCGGCCACTTCGGCGGCACCGTGGGCAGCTACGCCGGCAACTACCGCCTGGCCTTCTTCTCGGGCTTCGGCCAGTACGGCATCGAGGATCCCTTCGATATCGAGCTGGACCCGAGTCGACCCGCCCGCACCCGCAAGACCTACAAGGCGGAGTCGGCCCACTACTACAACTACGGCGACCGCCCCCTGCGGGTGGGTAACAAGGTGTTCACCGGCCGCACCCACATGCCCACGCCCACCAAGGCGGTGCTGTGGGCCAACTCCAACTCCATCCTGGGCAACGCCAAGTGGGCCTACAACGTCATCGTCAACACGCTGCCCAACATCGAGCTGATATGCGTGAACGACTGGTCGTGGTCGGCTACCTGCGAATACGCCGATGTGGTGTTCGGGGTGGATAGCTGGGCGGAGCGCAAGTTCCCGGACATCTACGGCTCGGTCACCAATCCTTTCCTGCAGGTGTGGCCCCGCACGCCGCTGCCGCGCATCTTCGACACCCGCGACGACGTGGAGGTATGGGCGGGCATCGCCGCTGCCCTGGCCGAAGAGACGGGCGACCGCCGCTTCCGCGACTACTGGCACTTCGTCTACCAGAACCGGGTCGAGGTCTACATCCAGCGCATTTTCGATGCCAGCAACACGGCCAGGGGCTACCGCTTCGACCAACTGGAGGCCAGCTGCGCCCAGGGCATCCCTGCCTACATGCTCAACCGCACCAGCCCGCGCATCGTGGGCTGGGAGCAGACCCAGGAGAGCAAGCCCTGGTACACCAAGTCGGGGCGGCTGGAGTTCTACCGCGACGAGGAGGAGTTCATCGAGTACGGCGAGAACCTGCCGGTGGCGCGGGAGCCTGTGGACGGCACCCCTTACGAGCCCAACGTCATCATGGCCCGGCCGCACCCGGCCATCCGCCCGGCGCCGCCCGAGGCCTACGGCCTCACCGCCGATGACCTGCGCGTGGAGGTCCGGCAGGTGAGGAACATCGTGCGGACGCCGGAGGAGATCGCTGCCAGCCTGCATCCGCGCCGCCGTGACGGCTTCACCCACGTGCTCATCACGCCCAAGTACCGCCACGCCTGCCACACCACCGGGGCGAGCACCGACCTGGACGTGGTCTTCTGGGGGCCCTTCGGCGACTTCTACCGGCATGACCCGCGTAAGCCGTGGGTGGGCGAGGGCTACATAGACCTGAACCCCGAAGACGCCCGTGAGCTGGGCATCGAGGACGGCGACTACGTCCGCTGCATCGCCGACCCGGAGGATCGCCCTTTCACCGGCTTCGATGCCGGTCACCAGGATGGCAAAGTGGCTAGCTGGCTCGTTCGGGCCCGCTACTACCCGAGCATCGCCCGGGGGGTGGGCCGTGCCTGGTTCCACTTCCACATCGCCACCCACGGCAGCGTGGAAGGCCACGAGACCAGGCCCGACCGGCTGGCCAAGAACCCCCGCACCGGCTACCAGGCCGGCTATCGCTACGGCAGCCACCAGTCCGTCACCCGCGCCTGGCTGCGCCCCACCCTGCAGACCGACAGCCTCGTTCGCAAGGACACGGCCGGCCAGATGCTGGGCAAGGGGTTCGAGCCCGACGTCTACTGCGTGGTGGGCGCGCCCAAGGAGAGCTTCGTGCGCATAGAGCGGGCCGAGCCGGGCGGCGAGGACGGCGAGCGCCGCTGGTCGCCGGCCGACAAGGGCTTCCGCCCCGGCTACGAGTCCGAGGCCGTCCTCAAGTACCTCAAGGGTGCCTTCATCAGGGTGGAGGGATGA